A DNA window from Desulfovibrionales bacterium contains the following coding sequences:
- a CDS encoding alanine--glyoxylate aminotransferase family protein — MQKKYLFAPGPVSIAPSTLLAMAQPIIHHRAPQFAAILREVEEGLKYLFQTKNDVLIFASSGTGAMEGTVTNTLSKGDKALVVRGGKFGERWTEICEAYGVTAINIDVTWGEAVDPALIRSALEADRSIKAVFIQAHETSTGVKHPIKEVGEVVRAYPDTILVVDAISALGVFDIAVDDWGLDIVVAGSQKAFCLPPGLAFASVSPKAWQRVEKSNLPKYYFNFLKERKSLKKDQTAYTPAVSLIAGLREVLISIKEEGLEKLFAHHRLLAEAARKAIIAMGLELYTAVPSEAVTVVRAPQGVDGQQVVKLLREKYGITIAGGQSEAKGKIFRISHMGYTDRFELILVLSAVEIVLKELGYPMELGSGVRAAEEYLFQHRDIA, encoded by the coding sequence ATGCAAAAAAAATATCTATTCGCCCCCGGGCCGGTGTCCATAGCCCCGAGCACCTTGCTCGCCATGGCCCAACCCATTATTCATCACCGGGCGCCGCAGTTTGCCGCTATACTGCGTGAGGTCGAAGAAGGGCTCAAGTATCTCTTCCAGACAAAAAACGACGTCCTTATCTTTGCCTCTTCCGGCACCGGGGCCATGGAAGGGACCGTAACCAACACGTTATCCAAAGGCGACAAGGCCCTGGTCGTCCGGGGCGGTAAATTCGGAGAGCGCTGGACGGAAATCTGTGAGGCCTACGGCGTTACGGCTATAAATATAGACGTAACGTGGGGTGAGGCGGTAGATCCTGCCCTTATCCGTTCCGCCCTGGAAGCGGATAGAAGCATCAAGGCCGTATTCATTCAGGCCCATGAGACATCCACCGGTGTAAAGCACCCCATAAAGGAAGTAGGCGAGGTCGTCAGGGCCTATCCTGACACCATACTGGTCGTAGATGCCATCTCCGCCCTGGGCGTCTTTGACATCGCGGTCGATGACTGGGGTTTGGACATCGTTGTGGCCGGTTCCCAGAAGGCATTTTGCTTACCTCCGGGTCTGGCCTTCGCCAGCGTCAGCCCCAAGGCCTGGCAACGGGTCGAAAAATCGAATCTGCCTAAATATTATTTCAATTTCCTTAAGGAAAGGAAATCCCTCAAAAAAGACCAGACTGCTTATACCCCGGCGGTTTCCCTGATCGCAGGTCTAAGAGAAGTACTGATTAGCATAAAAGAAGAGGGTCTGGAAAAATTATTCGCCCATCATCGCCTGCTGGCCGAAGCGGCGCGTAAGGCCATAATCGCCATGGGGCTGGAACTTTATACGGCAGTTCCCTCGGAGGCCGTCACGGTAGTTCGGGCGCCGCAAGGCGTGGACGGGCAACAGGTCGTCAAATTGCTGCGTGAGAAGTACGGTATAACCATTGCCGGAGGCCAGAGTGAGGCCAAAGGCAAGATTTTCCGCATCTCTCACATGGGATATACCGACAGGTTCGAACTCATACTCGTACTATCGGCTGTGGAGATAGTCTTAAAAGAACTTGGTTACCCTATGGAATTGGGCAGCGGGGTCAGGGCCGCAGAAGAATATCTCTTCCAGCACCGGGATATAGCTTAA